A portion of the Pedobacter cryoconitis genome contains these proteins:
- a CDS encoding arsenic transporter encodes MAHIFIWIISFLTIAGVIIRPFKISEAIWAVGGAVLLLIARLILPTEGWSGIIKGTDVYLFLTGMMLLAETAREEKLFDWLAAHATKMAKGSANRLFLLIYLVGIIVTAFLSNDATAVVLTPAVAAAVKAAKVNKPLPYLLICAFIANAASFVLPISNPANLVIYGAHMPPLLQWLPQYILPSFFAIVSTYFMLRFTQRDALKERIETNIVIPALSQGGKTAIIGIAATAMILLISSAIDIQLGLPTAIAGILTSAIVIIRARKNPWIVIKGVSWEVIPLVAGLFVIVEALNKTGVTQSLTNILVNANVAHGITSTAWYSGVIVAFSCNLLNNLPAGLIAGHVIQAANAPELVKSAVLIGVDLGPNLSITGSLATILWLVALRREGQHVSAWTFLKLGALIMTVALLFSLAALWI; translated from the coding sequence ATGGCACATATTTTTATTTGGATCATTTCCTTCTTAACTATTGCAGGTGTTATTATCCGGCCTTTTAAAATATCAGAAGCTATCTGGGCAGTAGGTGGGGCAGTGCTATTGCTTATTGCAAGGCTAATTTTACCAACTGAAGGATGGTCGGGGATCATTAAAGGCACAGACGTTTATCTGTTTTTAACTGGTATGATGTTATTAGCAGAAACCGCACGTGAAGAAAAACTGTTTGACTGGCTGGCTGCCCATGCAACTAAAATGGCCAAAGGATCAGCTAACCGTCTATTTTTATTGATTTACCTGGTAGGTATAATTGTTACTGCATTTTTATCCAATGATGCAACGGCTGTAGTATTGACACCTGCAGTTGCAGCTGCGGTTAAAGCCGCGAAGGTAAATAAGCCTTTGCCATATTTGCTGATCTGTGCATTTATTGCCAATGCTGCCTCATTTGTGTTGCCTATATCTAATCCAGCTAACCTGGTGATCTATGGAGCACATATGCCTCCATTATTGCAATGGCTGCCGCAATACATTTTACCATCGTTCTTTGCCATCGTATCGACCTATTTTATGTTACGTTTCACACAGCGCGATGCCTTAAAGGAGCGTATCGAAACTAACATTGTTATACCTGCACTTTCACAGGGTGGAAAGACAGCAATCATTGGTATTGCTGCGACAGCGATGATTCTGCTTATATCCTCTGCAATCGATATTCAGCTAGGTTTACCTACTGCTATTGCTGGAATTTTAACCTCGGCAATTGTCATCATCCGGGCAAGAAAAAATCCATGGATAGTTATCAAAGGTGTTTCATGGGAAGTTATTCCCCTGGTTGCCGGGCTTTTTGTCATTGTGGAGGCGCTTAATAAAACCGGAGTAACTCAATCACTTACAAATATCCTTGTGAATGCTAATGTAGCTCATGGAATTACCAGCACCGCCTGGTACAGTGGTGTTATCGTTGCTTTTTCTTGTAACCTGCTGAATAACCTGCCTGCAGGCCTTATTGCTGGTCATGTTATTCAAGCCGCTAATGCCCCAGAATTGGTGAAAAGTGCAGTCCTGATAGGTGTTGATTTAGGACCCAATCTTTCCATTACAGGCTCCCTGGCAACTATACTTTGGCTTGTTGCCTTACGGCGTGAAGGACAACATGTTAGTGCCTGGACGTTTTTAAAACTTGGTGCATTGATCATGACAGTAGCCCTTTTATTTTCCTTGGCGGCTCTTTGGATATAA
- a CDS encoding GNAT family N-acetyltransferase — translation MLIIKYTPVFRADCIEIFKSNLPKFFAPDELQLFETFLDHDAEDNYYVIQEDGHVYGCGGIFLDEKTDEAGLSWGMVHAWHHLKGIGKLFTQYRIDLLKKLYPAKIYKIDTSQHTAAFYEKNGFHTVDIIPDGFGKGIDKYIMKMENRLM, via the coding sequence ATGCTTATTATAAAATACACACCGGTTTTCAGAGCGGACTGTATCGAAATCTTTAAGAGTAATTTACCTAAATTCTTTGCTCCGGATGAACTGCAATTATTTGAAACCTTTTTAGATCATGATGCAGAAGATAACTATTATGTTATACAGGAGGATGGACATGTATACGGCTGTGGTGGCATCTTTTTAGATGAAAAAACTGATGAGGCGGGCTTATCATGGGGGATGGTACATGCCTGGCATCACCTAAAAGGAATTGGTAAATTATTTACACAATATAGGATAGACCTCTTAAAGAAATTATACCCGGCAAAAATCTATAAAATTGATACTTCACAACATACCGCGGCATTTTATGAAAAAAATGGTTTTCACACGGTGGATATTATACCAGATGGTTTCGGTAAGGGAATCGATAAATATATCATGAAAATGGAAAATAGGTTAATGTAA
- a CDS encoding MFS transporter, with translation MVREEVGLIYECVWPKLEIIVYETLSGLAMFPSVDMNDKQCKSQTSPKIIRCLQSLNFFMADMQAGIGPFLGIFLLAHGWKSGMIGSVMTIGGMAGMLMTAPAGALIDATKRKRMYVVIPGIFTVTASAVILFSQNFWIVSISQVATAIAGSAIGPAVIGMTLGIVKQAGFNRQNGYNQAYNHAGNVVGAALSGYLGYKFGMHAIFYLAAFFGLLSIISVLMIPGKAIDDSAARGLNENETDTKASGLSVLIQCKPLLILAAALACFHLGNGAMLPLYGLAAATKNQGDPTIFVAMTIIIAQLVMIGVSILAMRMAEKRGYWLVMLISFIALPVRGLIAAHLISHIGLYPVQILDGIGAGLQSVAVPGLVAHILNGTGRVNIGQGAVMTVQGLGASLSPAIGGWIAQGIGYSSTFLILGCFATISILLWLVFSSTLKTACETTAKVE, from the coding sequence TTGGTTAGGGAAGAGGTTGGATTAATTTATGAATGCGTATGGCCGAAATTAGAAATCATTGTATATGAAACATTATCAGGTTTAGCGATGTTTCCTTCGGTAGATATGAACGACAAGCAGTGCAAATCGCAAACAAGTCCTAAAATTATCAGGTGTCTCCAGTCACTTAATTTTTTTATGGCAGATATGCAGGCCGGTATTGGCCCTTTCCTTGGAATATTCCTTTTGGCACATGGCTGGAAAAGTGGGATGATTGGTTCTGTAATGACCATTGGAGGGATGGCTGGTATGCTCATGACCGCACCAGCAGGTGCATTGATTGATGCGACAAAACGAAAACGCATGTACGTGGTTATCCCCGGGATATTTACTGTGACAGCGTCGGCCGTTATTCTGTTTTCGCAAAATTTCTGGATAGTCAGTATCTCACAGGTGGCAACGGCTATTGCGGGCTCGGCAATAGGGCCGGCAGTGATCGGTATGACCCTTGGAATAGTCAAGCAAGCAGGGTTTAATCGCCAGAATGGTTATAATCAGGCCTATAATCATGCCGGTAATGTAGTTGGTGCAGCGTTGTCAGGTTATTTAGGCTATAAATTTGGGATGCATGCTATCTTTTATCTGGCTGCATTTTTTGGTTTGCTCTCTATCATATCTGTATTAATGATTCCTGGTAAAGCTATTGATGACAGTGCTGCACGCGGATTAAATGAAAATGAAACTGATACTAAAGCAAGCGGCTTAAGTGTGTTGATCCAATGTAAACCCCTGTTGATACTGGCTGCCGCACTTGCCTGTTTCCATTTGGGAAATGGTGCGATGCTGCCATTATATGGATTGGCTGCTGCAACTAAAAATCAAGGTGATCCAACTATTTTTGTCGCTATGACTATCATTATCGCACAGCTGGTCATGATCGGCGTATCTATTCTTGCGATGCGAATGGCAGAAAAAAGAGGCTATTGGTTAGTCATGCTCATTTCTTTTATTGCATTACCAGTGCGTGGCCTGATTGCTGCTCATCTAATTAGCCACATTGGATTATATCCTGTACAAATATTGGATGGTATCGGCGCCGGCCTGCAAAGTGTGGCTGTTCCGGGATTGGTTGCACATATTTTAAATGGAACCGGTAGGGTGAATATCGGTCAGGGAGCTGTGATGACAGTCCAGGGATTAGGAGCTTCTTTAAGTCCTGCTATTGGTGGATGGATCGCACAAGGAATTGGCTATAGTTCTACATTTCTGATTTTGGGCTGTTTCGCTACCATTTCCATATTATTGTGGTTGGTATTTTCTTCCACGCTAAAAACCGCCTGCGAAACCACAGCCAAAGTGGAATAA